One genomic region from Magallana gigas chromosome 3, xbMagGiga1.1, whole genome shotgun sequence encodes:
- the LOC105331358 gene encoding tetratricopeptide repeat protein 17 translates to MTYDLPSVSYMALYIVSMQIVNSNSRSSAGSNHWKLSADEGRVIPGDHSDGDTDDLMNILTNKVVENGEWRILEKKEHCDQHRSKECLKVETQKKKKELSCGKPVNHTQYDHLRGIANRNEHGHIPEPEVALIFKKKGSKNSHVDINELEEKLKKMKKDDPNSAHVYNQIGNFWRIKGNTQNSIECFRKALSISPNNPEVLLNMARVLFNLQYLDDAIFLTRRSLVMQTSTQNTWLQHFTLGEILKAYGHYQEAALHFTHALDLNPGFQPAKAHLREMEGTPSPTVTQYTLFIILFLVLGVIFGVITSIEASFDDPGEVKTQRHFNRAMAMRSIKLGINPKLIRMRKMNY, encoded by the exons ATGACGTACGATTTACCGAGTGTCTCTTATATGGCACTTTACATTGTGTCCATGCAAATCGTGAATTCTAATTCTAGAAGCTCTGCGGGCTCAAATCATTGGAAACTAAGTGCAGACGAGGGGAGAGTGATTCCAGGTGATCATTCGGATGGGGATACGGACGATTTGATGAATATTCTGACCAACAAGGTGGTGGAGAACGGGGAATGGCGAATACTTGAGAAAAAAGAACATTGCGATCAACATAGGTCAAAGGAATGCTTAAAAGT TGAAACACAGAAGAAGAAAAAGGAGTTAAGTTGTGGGAAGCCGGTGAATCATACCCAATATGACCATTTGAGGGGAATCGCAAACAGAAACGAACATGGACACATTCCTGAGCCAGAGGTTGCACTCATATTCAAGAAAAAAGGCAGCAAGAACTCCCATGTCGATATCAATGAACTGGAAGAAAAgcttaaaaagatgaaaaaagat gATCCTAATTCAGCTCATGTTTACAACCAGATTGGTAATTTTTGGAGAATTAAAGGAAACACACAAAACTCTATAGAATGCTTCAGAAAAGCACTGTCAATATCGCCAAACAATCCAGAAGTTTTACTGAATATGGCACGGGTACTATTCAATCTCCAGTATTTAGACGATGCAATATTTCTGACGAGACGCTCTCTAGTCATGCAGACCTCCACCCAGAACACCTGGCTACAACATTTTACGCTGGGCGAAATCTTGAAGGCTTATGGTCACTACCAGGAAGCTGCCCTACATTTTACACATGCCCTTGACCTCAATCCAGGTTTTCAGCCAGCGAAAGCTCATCTCAGGGAAATGGAAGGAACGCCTAGTCCTACAGTGACTCAGTATACGCTCttcattattttgtttcttgTGTTAGGGGTTATATTTGGTGTCATTACTTCCATAGAGGCCAGTTTCGATGACCCAGGAGAGGTAAAGACCCAACGACATTTTAACAGGGCTATGGCCATGAGGTCCATTAAACTAGGCATCAACCCTAAACTTATTCGCATGAGGAAAATGAATTATTAG
- the LOC105331359 gene encoding prefoldin subunit 4, translating into MANSMKDSDPDTQVTYDDQQKINQFARNNAKLQDLKDELENKKKELQNLEDACDEMLMVEDESLVPYQIGEVFVSLGVDSANEMLEKAKENTMEEMKGLEQQCEAIQTLLQDLKVKLYAKFGNNIKLEADEE; encoded by the exons ATGGCAAATTCGATGAAAGATTCG GATCCTGACACACAAGTCACATATGATgatcaacaaaaaattaaccAGTTTGCCAGAAACAATGCCAAACTGCAGGATCTCAAGGATGAGTTAGAGAACAAAAAG AAAGAATTGCAGAACTTAGAGGATGCTTGTGATGAGATGTTGATGGTGGAGGATGAATCTTTAGTCCC ATATCAGATAGGAGAGGTTTTTGTCAGTCTAGGGGTAGATAGCGCTAATGAAATGTTGGAAAAGGCAAAGGAGAACACGATGGAAGAGATGAAGGGCCTAGAACAACAGTGTGAAGCTATTCAGACTCTACTGCAAGATCTAAAAGTGAAATTGTATGCCAAATTTggaaataatatcaaattaGAAGCCGATGAAGagtaa
- the LOC105331360 gene encoding F-box only protein 15 produces MSKNVKHRQHLSSYLTKHRASSQQNGGNLHSKEAEKKKDERLQPKKDSKATTYKAIQRGKMSIHDIPGEIMMNIFSYLLPQDLILASQVCKTWHRLANDNTLWRPIFMKYSGIKTGGSEREVKHKSIESMKQECMTRCVHQRNKRVFKHLRKRKSPYTGLQESKEVEQALRTAGMTFELVMIDSDDREHTLGHQDVFYHTMSVSIRWFALEMPPLKSIKEIQLYSRNPLFYNNATGKPVKDGPYQRSLLITQDFKWSDWKGKSVGGDEVMNLYSLPHGLTVAVYKGDEEMAFVSYGLSLDNLVQQCVYGTPEESFSTSENKCLDPGMSSRHGLLDYQLTVQLRSLRKEHWDDQFRHVDCREGSFDGGYANFTVVKPDQRIKINVEDFVYPWKTDMFKGKVKDIAILDLTMLDEGNNIFWTVSSLVKIERNKEISKMFDFDYRYDSIISIEYADSKGKIVIQICKMDSGETFLTNLIVSLSLEAIDDRFGTKYKPLDK; encoded by the exons ATGTCGAAGAATGTAAAGCATCGACAGCATTTATCATCATATCTTACGAAACATCGCGCAAGTTCTCAACAAAATGG tgGAAATCTGCATTCCAAAGAAGCAGAAAAGAAAAAGGATGAAAGACTACAGCCAAAGAAAGACAGCAAAGCAACCACCTATAAAGCAATTCAAAGAGGGAAAATGTCAATTCATGA TATTCCAGGTGAAATAATGATGAACATTTTCAGCTACTTGTTACCACAGGACCTTATTCTCGCTTCTCAAGTCTGCAAAACTTGGCATAGACTTGCCAATGATAA TACTCTGTGGAGACCAATATTCATGAAGTACTCTGGTATCAAAACTGGTGGGAGTGAGAGAGAGGTCAAACATAAGTCTATTGAAAGCATGAAACAAGAATGTATGACAAG ATGTGTCCATCAGAGAAATAAAAGAGTCTTCAAGCATTTGAGGAAAAGAAAAAGTCCCTACACAGGGCTTCAAGAGAGTAAAGAAGTGGAGCAGGCACTGAG GACAGCAGGAATGACCTTTGAATTGGTGATGATTGACAGCGATGACAGAGAACATACCCTTGGTCACCAAGATGTTTTTTATCATACAATGTCGGTCAGCATTCGATGGTTTGCTTTAGAGATGCCTCCATTAAAATCCATCAAGGAAATCCAGCTATACTCAAGAAATCCCCTGTTTTATAACAATGCAACTGGAAAACCAGTTAAAGATGG ACCATATCAAAGATCCTTGTTAATTACCCAAGACTTCAAATGGAGTGATTGGAAAGGAAAATCAGTTGGAGGGGATGAAGTGATGAATCTGTACAGTCTACCCCATGGTCTCACTGTAGCTGTGTATAAG GGAGATGAAGAGATGGCCTTTGTGTCCTATGGACTGTCACTAGACAACCTGGTACAGCAGTGTGTGTATGGAACCCCTGAAGA GTCCTTTTCTACATCTGAAAATAAATGCTTAGATCCAGGAATGAGCTCAAGGCATG GCTTGTTAGACTACCAGTTAACAGTGCAGCTCAGATCTCTACGTAAAGAACACTGGGATGACCAGTTCAGACACGTTGATTGCCGAGAAGGAAGTTTTGACGGGGGATATGCCAACTTTACTGTTGTGAAACCAGATCAACGAATCAAAATTAACGTAGAAGACTTTGTTTACCCATGGAAAACTGACATGTTTAAAGGAAAAGTCAAA gATATTGCCATATTAGATCTGACAATGCTTGATGAAGgaaacaacattttttggaCTGTAAG ttctttggtgaaaattgaaagaaacaaagaaatttcaaaga TGTTCGATTTTGACTACCGATATGACTCCATCATTTCCATAGAGTATGCAGATTCCAAAGGAAAGATTGTTATTCAGATATGCAAA ATGGACAGTGGAGAAACGTTTCTGACCAACCTTATTGTGAGTCTTTCATTGGAGGCTATAGATGACAGATTTGGAACCAAATATAAGCCTCTCGACAAGTAA